One segment of Dehalococcoidia bacterium DNA contains the following:
- the rpmG gene encoding 50S ribosomal protein L33 — protein sequence MAKKKGEARVLITLACVECRERNYLTEKNKRNDPDRLTLRKYCPRCRGHREHRETR from the coding sequence ATGGCGAAGAAGAAAGGCGAGGCACGGGTGCTGATCACCCTCGCCTGCGTGGAGTGTCGGGAGCGTAATTACCTGACCGAGAAGAACAAGCGCAACGACCCCGATCGGCTAACCTTGCGAAAGTACTGTCCGCGCTGCCGCGGTCATCGCGAGCATCGCGAGACGCGCTAA
- the aroH gene encoding chorismate mutase yields MMVRGIRGAITVEENSSRAILAATRELLCAIVDRNAIAVDQIAAVFFTTTPDLNADFPAVGARQLGWHHVPLLCGHEMNVPGALPACIRVLVLVNTDKAQDEIEHVYLRDAVTLRTSTPPIEE; encoded by the coding sequence ATGATGGTCCGCGGCATCCGAGGCGCGATCACCGTCGAGGAGAACTCCTCGCGCGCCATCCTCGCCGCCACCCGGGAGCTGCTCTGCGCCATCGTCGACCGCAACGCCATCGCCGTCGACCAGATCGCTGCCGTCTTCTTCACCACCACCCCCGACCTGAACGCCGACTTTCCCGCCGTCGGAGCGCGTCAGCTCGGCTGGCACCACGTGCCCCTCCTCTGCGGCCATGAGATGAATGTGCCGGGCGCCCTGCCCGCCTGCATTCGCGTCCTCGTCCTCGTGAACACCGACAAAGCCCAAGACGAGATCGAGCACGTCTACCTCCGCGACGCCGTCACTCTCCGCACTTCCACTCCGCCCATCGAGGAGTAA
- the tuf gene encoding elongation factor Tu has translation MARKKFERTKPHVNVGTIGHIDHGKTTLTAAITKVLSLKGEAEFRPFESIDNAPEERARGITIAISHVEYETDKRHYAHVDCPGHADYIKNMITGAAQMDGAILVVAAPEGPMPQTREHILLARQVDVPAMVVFLNKVDEMDDPELLELVELELRELLSKYGFPGDEIPIIRGSARNALESTSTDINAPEYKPILELMDAVDNYIPTPVRAIDKPFLMPIEDVFGIKGRGTVVTGRIERGVVRVGDEVEIVGFGENRRTVVTGVEMFRKTLDEGQAGDNVGCLLRGIERDEVERGQVLCKPGSIKPHTKFKAQVYVLSKEEGGRHTPFFNGYRPQFYIRTTDVTGTIHLPEGVEMTMPGDNVEMTITLITPVAIEEGLRFAIREGGRTVGAGSVTQILE, from the coding sequence TTGGCCCGCAAGAAATTTGAGCGCACAAAACCACACGTCAACGTCGGCACCATCGGCCATATCGACCATGGCAAGACCACGCTGACCGCTGCCATCACCAAAGTCTTGTCACTCAAAGGAGAAGCCGAGTTCCGGCCCTTCGAGTCGATTGACAATGCGCCGGAAGAGCGCGCGCGTGGCATCACCATCGCAATCTCCCATGTCGAATACGAGACCGATAAGCGCCACTATGCCCACGTCGACTGCCCCGGCCACGCCGACTATATCAAGAACATGATCACCGGCGCCGCCCAGATGGATGGCGCGATCCTCGTCGTCGCCGCTCCCGAAGGGCCCATGCCGCAGACGCGCGAGCACATCCTGCTCGCCCGTCAGGTCGACGTGCCCGCTATGGTCGTCTTTCTGAATAAGGTCGACGAAATGGACGACCCAGAGCTGCTGGAGCTGGTCGAACTCGAGCTGCGCGAACTGCTGAGCAAATACGGCTTCCCCGGCGACGAGATTCCCATCATCCGCGGCTCGGCGCGCAATGCCCTCGAAAGCACCTCGACGGACATTAACGCTCCCGAGTACAAGCCGATCCTCGAACTGATGGACGCCGTCGACAATTACATCCCCACGCCTGTCCGCGCTATCGATAAGCCGTTCCTGATGCCGATCGAAGACGTCTTCGGAATCAAAGGGCGCGGCACCGTCGTCACCGGGCGCATCGAACGCGGCGTCGTTCGCGTGGGCGACGAAGTGGAGATTGTCGGGTTCGGCGAGAACCGGCGGACGGTCGTCACCGGCGTCGAGATGTTCCGCAAGACCCTCGACGAAGGGCAAGCGGGCGATAACGTCGGCTGCCTCCTTCGCGGCATCGAGCGCGACGAGGTCGAGCGCGGCCAAGTGCTCTGCAAGCCGGGCAGCATCAAGCCGCACACGAAGTTCAAGGCCCAAGTCTATGTCCTTTCCAAGGAAGAGGGCGGCCGCCACACTCCCTTCTTCAACGGCTACCGCCCGCAGTTCTACATCCGAACAACCGACGTCACCGGCACGATCCATCTGCCCGAAGGCGTCGAGATGACGATGCCCGGCGACAACGTCGAAATGACGATCACCCTCATCACGCCGGTGGCGATCGAAGAAGGCCTGCGCTTCGCTATCCGCGAAGGCGGACGCACCGTCGGCGCCGGCTCGGTGACGCAGATCCTCGAATAA
- the trxA gene encoding thioredoxin, with translation MLRLEGRLPLPSEAPAQKECEVAANLIEVTDQTFQQEVLESDLPVLVDFWAPWCGPCRMVAPAVEALAEEYAGKVKFAKLNTDESPVTPSQLGIMGIPTLIVFKGGVEAKRIVGALPKPRIKAAIDEALA, from the coding sequence ATGCTACGCTTGGAAGGCCGGCTGCCGCTCCCTAGCGAAGCGCCGGCGCAGAAGGAGTGCGAGGTGGCTGCCAATCTGATTGAGGTAACGGACCAGACTTTCCAGCAGGAGGTGCTGGAGAGCGACCTGCCTGTGCTGGTTGACTTTTGGGCGCCTTGGTGCGGGCCGTGCCGGATGGTCGCGCCCGCGGTCGAGGCGCTCGCCGAGGAGTATGCAGGCAAAGTCAAGTTCGCGAAGCTGAACACCGACGAAAGCCCGGTGACGCCCAGCCAGCTCGGCATTATGGGCATCCCGACGCTCATCGTCTTCAAAGGCGGCGTCGAGGCGAAGCGGATCGTCGGTGCGCTTCCCAAGCCGCGCATCAAGGCGGCGATCGACGAGGCGCTCGCCTAA
- a CDS encoding CPBP family intramembrane metalloprotease — translation MDVERSPVPWGIGDILGAIAAAIALVILIVGGAFAVLALLRPVIDVAPFARPVSIGAITAAQLGLLGIALAFAARRGGLAALGFRRFPPDALLAAAGLLLAGLIIQLAYGLALQALGLGQENPQRIDVLVGATPLSLAIALLSGAVITPIAEETFFRGFILPGLVGRLGTAGAVTVSSALFAVAHLVPQVMLPTFLLGILLALLRLWSGSLWPPILLHASFNALALLAVYTATRALAAL, via the coding sequence GTGGACGTCGAGCGCAGTCCAGTTCCGTGGGGCATCGGAGACATTCTCGGCGCTATCGCCGCCGCCATCGCGCTCGTCATCCTGATTGTCGGCGGCGCCTTCGCCGTTCTCGCCCTCCTTCGGCCAGTCATCGACGTCGCGCCGTTCGCCCGGCCAGTCTCGATCGGCGCGATTACCGCCGCCCAGCTCGGCCTGCTCGGCATCGCCCTCGCCTTCGCGGCGCGACGCGGCGGCCTCGCCGCGCTCGGCTTTCGCCGCTTTCCCCCCGACGCCCTGCTCGCCGCAGCCGGCCTGCTGCTCGCCGGCCTGATCATCCAGCTCGCCTATGGGCTGGCGCTGCAGGCGCTCGGCCTCGGCCAAGAAAACCCCCAACGCATCGACGTGCTCGTCGGCGCCACCCCCCTCTCCCTCGCGATCGCCCTGCTCAGCGGCGCCGTCATCACCCCCATCGCCGAAGAGACGTTCTTCCGCGGCTTCATCCTCCCCGGCCTCGTCGGCCGTCTGGGCACCGCAGGCGCTGTCACCGTCAGCTCGGCGCTCTTCGCCGTCGCGCATCTCGTGCCGCAGGTGATGCTCCCCACCTTCCTCTTGGGCATCCTCTTGGCCCTCCTTCGGCTCTGGTCCGGTTCGCTCTGGCCTCCCATTCTCCTCCACGCCAGCTTCAACGCCCTCGCCCTGCTCGCCGTCTACACCGCCACCCGCGCCCTCGCCGCGCTCTGA
- a CDS encoding zinc metalloprotease HtpX, producing MNNLKTLLLLALLTGLLIFVGRLVGGVSGMVVAFIFAIAMNFGAYWFSDKIALRMAGAHEIDESQDPELFAMVRHLALRANLPMPRVAVIDDPSPNAFATGRDPAHGVVAVTTGIRQLLTPTQLAGVIAHELAHIKNRDTLTMAIVATIAGVISFIGQMASWALMLGGFGRSDEEEGGGVLGGLFAVIVAPIVAMLLQFAISRAREYEADALGARIVGDPEALASALARLEAMVQRVPMEASPATAHLFIVNPFGGLNIAHLFSTHPPTAERIARLRAMQFAYR from the coding sequence ATGAACAATCTCAAGACCTTGCTCTTGCTCGCCCTGCTGACCGGCTTGCTGATCTTCGTTGGGCGGCTGGTCGGCGGCGTCTCGGGGATGGTGGTCGCCTTCATCTTCGCGATCGCGATGAACTTTGGCGCTTACTGGTTCTCCGACAAGATTGCGCTGCGAATGGCGGGGGCTCATGAAATCGATGAGTCGCAGGACCCCGAGCTGTTCGCGATGGTGCGGCACTTGGCACTGCGTGCCAACCTGCCGATGCCGCGCGTTGCCGTGATCGATGATCCGTCGCCGAACGCCTTTGCCACCGGGCGCGACCCAGCGCATGGCGTCGTTGCGGTGACGACGGGCATCCGCCAGCTGCTGACCCCGACCCAGCTCGCCGGCGTGATCGCGCACGAGCTTGCGCACATCAAGAACCGCGACACCTTGACGATGGCGATCGTGGCGACGATCGCGGGGGTTATCAGTTTCATCGGCCAGATGGCGTCGTGGGCGCTGATGCTGGGCGGGTTTGGCCGGAGCGACGAGGAGGAGGGCGGCGGCGTCCTCGGCGGGCTGTTCGCGGTCATCGTCGCGCCGATCGTGGCGATGCTGCTCCAGTTTGCGATCTCGCGGGCGCGCGAATATGAGGCCGACGCGCTCGGCGCGCGCATCGTCGGCGACCCGGAAGCGCTTGCCAGCGCGCTGGCGCGTCTTGAGGCGATGGTGCAGCGCGTCCCAATGGAGGCGTCGCCGGCGACGGCGCATCTGTTCATCGTCAATCCGTTTGGCGGGCTGAACATCGCGCATCTGTTCAGCACGCACCCGCCGACGGCCGAGCGGATCGCGCGTCTGCGGGCGATGCAGTTCGCCTACCGCTAA
- the rplA gene encoding 50S ribosomal protein L1, which translates to MRKRGKHYLAALEKIDPAKRYDPREAIALAKAIRFAKFDETVELHLRMGLDPRHADQQVRGVALLPHGLGKRVRVLVFTGDPEGIRNAQEAGADYVGSDDLIRRIEEGWLDFDATIATPEVMGKVSRLGRILGRRGLMPNPRSGTVVQPADVGRAIRDARKGRVEFRLDRTANIHVPIGKVSFDDAALVDNLATIIDAIVKAKPSGAKGQYVKSATLTTTMGPGIPLDLSSTLALKAA; encoded by the coding sequence ATGCGAAAGCGTGGCAAGCACTATCTGGCAGCGCTCGAAAAGATCGACCCGGCAAAACGGTATGACCCGAGAGAAGCGATCGCGCTCGCCAAGGCGATCCGCTTCGCGAAATTCGATGAAACTGTCGAGCTGCACCTTCGGATGGGGCTCGACCCCCGGCATGCCGATCAGCAGGTGCGCGGTGTTGCGCTCTTGCCCCACGGCCTCGGCAAGCGCGTGCGGGTGCTCGTGTTTACTGGCGACCCCGAAGGCATCCGCAATGCCCAAGAAGCGGGCGCCGATTACGTCGGAAGCGACGACCTGATCCGCCGCATCGAAGAAGGATGGCTCGACTTCGACGCCACGATCGCGACGCCGGAGGTAATGGGCAAAGTGAGCCGGCTCGGCCGCATCCTCGGCCGCCGCGGCCTGATGCCGAACCCTCGCTCCGGCACCGTCGTCCAGCCGGCGGACGTTGGCCGCGCAATCCGCGACGCGCGCAAAGGCCGCGTCGAGTTTCGGCTCGACCGCACCGCGAACATCCATGTGCCGATCGGCAAAGTCTCTTTCGACGACGCAGCATTAGTCGACAATTTGGCGACAATCATCGATGCGATCGTCAAGGCGAAGCCGAGCGGCGCCAAAGGCCAGTACGTCAAGAGCGCAACGCTCACGACGACAATGGGCCCGGGCATTCCGCTCGACCTCAGCTCGACGCTCGCCTTGAAGGCCGCGTAG
- the nusG gene encoding transcription termination/antitermination protein NusG produces MQTHDTPTPPADATLPPPESEQPAAPRGEWYVIHTYSGYENKVKRNLEHRIESMDMRDKIFEVVIPTEDEIEVKDGQRRQVQRKVYPGYVLVNMIMDDDSWYVVRNTPGVTGFVGYGNRPVPLEDQEVKQILRQMAAETPRIKIGFQKGQSVRIIDGPFTEFVGTVDDINHEKGKVRVLVSFFGRETPVELDFLQVEKL; encoded by the coding sequence ATGCAGACGCATGACACGCCCACTCCTCCTGCTGACGCCACGCTTCCGCCCCCCGAATCCGAGCAGCCTGCCGCGCCGCGCGGCGAGTGGTACGTCATCCACACCTACTCCGGCTACGAAAACAAAGTCAAACGCAACCTCGAGCACCGCATCGAGTCCATGGATATGCGGGACAAAATCTTCGAGGTGGTCATTCCGACCGAAGACGAGATCGAAGTCAAGGACGGCCAGCGCCGCCAAGTCCAGCGCAAGGTCTATCCTGGCTATGTCCTCGTCAACATGATCATGGATGACGACAGCTGGTATGTCGTTCGGAACACCCCGGGGGTCACCGGCTTCGTCGGCTACGGCAACCGCCCGGTGCCGCTCGAAGATCAGGAAGTGAAGCAGATCCTGCGGCAGATGGCCGCCGAGACCCCGCGGATCAAAATCGGCTTTCAGAAGGGCCAGAGCGTCCGGATCATCGATGGCCCCTTCACCGAATTCGTCGGCACCGTCGACGATATCAACCACGAGAAGGGGAAAGTGCGCGTGCTGGTGTCGTTCTTTGGGCGCGAGACACCAGTCGAGCTCGATTTCTTGCAAGTCGAGAAACTGTAG
- the rplL gene encoding 50S ribosomal protein L7/L12, producing MATKIDTLIEQIKSMTVLEAAELAKRLQEELGITAVAAAPVAAAAGAPAAAEAAAPAEEKTEFDVILTGFGDKKLEVIKVIREITALGLKEAKDFVESAPKPVKEGISKQEAEALKAKLEAAGATVQIK from the coding sequence ATGGCGACCAAGATCGACACCCTGATCGAGCAGATCAAGAGCATGACCGTGCTGGAAGCGGCGGAGCTCGCCAAGCGGCTCCAAGAGGAGCTTGGCATCACCGCCGTCGCTGCCGCTCCGGTGGCCGCTGCTGCCGGCGCGCCCGCCGCCGCCGAAGCCGCTGCTCCTGCCGAAGAGAAGACCGAATTCGATGTCATCCTCACGGGATTCGGCGATAAGAAGCTGGAAGTGATCAAAGTGATCCGGGAGATCACCGCCCTGGGGCTGAAGGAAGCGAAGGACTTCGTCGAATCGGCGCCCAAGCCAGTGAAGGAAGGGATTTCCAAGCAAGAAGCCGAAGCTCTCAAGGCGAAGCTCGAGGCCGCCGGCGCGACCGTCCAAATCAAATAA
- the trpA gene encoding tryptophan synthase subunit alpha yields MATLEETLRALRERGRVGLIPYFPVGFPHADSTVALASAAAAAGADAIELGIPFSDPLADGSTIQRATTRALQNGITLAACLDAARAVRRAGVTIPLLFMGYYNPFLRYGLTRFARDAAAAGIDGCIVPDLPPEEAGDLRAALDAVGIALVAMVAPTSTEERLRLAARTARGFLYCVSVTGVTGARRDLPPDLPAFLARVRAVTDLPIAVGFGISTPEHVEQVGRLADLAIVGSAVVDRIDRPTTAEAAQALADYLRDLRALAPAR; encoded by the coding sequence ATGGCAACGTTGGAGGAGACGCTCCGCGCCCTGCGCGAGCGCGGACGGGTCGGGCTCATTCCGTACTTCCCGGTGGGATTTCCCCACGCCGACTCGACTGTCGCCCTCGCCAGCGCTGCTGCCGCCGCCGGCGCCGACGCAATCGAGCTGGGCATCCCCTTCAGCGACCCGCTTGCCGACGGCTCGACCATCCAGCGCGCAACGACCCGCGCCCTTCAGAACGGCATCACGCTCGCAGCCTGCCTCGACGCCGCCCGCGCCGTCCGCCGCGCCGGCGTGACCATCCCGCTCCTCTTCATGGGCTATTACAACCCCTTTCTCCGCTACGGGCTGACACGCTTCGCGCGCGACGCCGCCGCCGCCGGCATCGACGGCTGCATCGTGCCCGACCTGCCGCCCGAAGAAGCGGGCGATCTCCGCGCCGCCCTCGACGCGGTCGGCATCGCGCTCGTGGCGATGGTCGCCCCCACCAGCACCGAGGAGCGCCTCCGCCTCGCCGCCCGCACCGCCCGAGGCTTCCTCTACTGCGTCAGCGTCACCGGGGTCACCGGCGCCCGGCGCGACCTCCCCCCTGACTTGCCGGCGTTTCTCGCCCGCGTTCGCGCCGTCACCGACCTCCCAATCGCCGTCGGCTTCGGCATCAGCACCCCCGAGCACGTTGAGCAGGTGGGACGCCTTGCCGACCTCGCCATCGTCGGCAGCGCCGTCGTCGACCGGATCGACCGCCCCACCACCGCCGAAGCTGCCCAAGCGCTCGCCGACTATCTGCGCGACCTGCGCGCGTTGGCACCGGCCCGATGA
- the rplK gene encoding 50S ribosomal protein L11 encodes MAKKVKAVVKLQIPAGKATPAPPVGPAFGPHGINIMAFVKEYNERTASQAGMIIPVEVTIYEDRSFTFITKSPPASDLLKKAAGIEKGSKAPNREKVGRVSKEKIREIAEIKMKDLNATSIEAAMKIIEGSARSMGIVVE; translated from the coding sequence ATGGCGAAGAAGGTCAAAGCAGTCGTCAAGCTGCAGATCCCTGCCGGCAAGGCGACCCCGGCGCCGCCCGTCGGACCGGCGTTCGGCCCGCACGGCATCAACATTATGGCGTTCGTGAAGGAATATAACGAGCGCACTGCCTCCCAAGCCGGCATGATCATCCCAGTGGAAGTGACGATCTACGAGGATCGATCGTTCACGTTCATCACCAAGAGCCCGCCCGCCAGCGATCTGCTCAAAAAAGCCGCCGGCATCGAGAAAGGCAGCAAAGCGCCAAATCGCGAGAAAGTCGGCCGCGTCTCGAAGGAGAAGATCCGCGAGATCGCAGAGATAAAGATGAAAGACCTCAATGCCACCTCGATCGAGGCGGCGATGAAGATCATCGAGGGCTCGGCCCGCAGCATGGGGATCGTCGTCGAATAG
- a CDS encoding segregation/condensation protein A, protein MPLDLASRPRFAVHLEVFDGPLDLLLALIERHELDISVVSLLAVTDQFLAYLEANAADLDEIAAYLVVAAKLLLLKSIRLLPPPAVPPREEENEPDAIAAAEALARQLRDYQRLKAAAAALRQREEAGLRCWPRRVPPALAPARRLAISLPPERLRQLLLSLAHRRRPSAADALPPPAITVAEQIETLRRLLARHETLSFRSAVGAHQGVAAIVATFLAMLEMVRRGEAEVEQLQPFGDILLRRPRAPRSPQSEAGNDEAPGRPAAGSA, encoded by the coding sequence GTGCCCCTCGACCTCGCCAGTCGGCCCCGCTTTGCCGTTCACCTCGAGGTGTTCGACGGCCCGCTCGACCTTCTTCTCGCCCTCATCGAGCGGCATGAGCTCGACATCAGCGTCGTTTCCCTGCTCGCCGTCACCGACCAGTTTCTCGCCTATCTCGAGGCGAACGCCGCCGACCTCGACGAGATCGCCGCCTACCTCGTCGTCGCCGCCAAGCTGCTGCTGCTCAAATCGATCCGGCTTCTGCCGCCTCCCGCCGTCCCGCCCCGCGAGGAAGAAAACGAGCCGGACGCCATCGCCGCCGCCGAGGCGCTCGCCCGTCAATTGCGCGACTACCAGCGCCTCAAAGCCGCCGCGGCAGCGCTCCGCCAGCGCGAGGAGGCCGGACTGCGCTGCTGGCCGCGCCGCGTGCCCCCCGCGCTCGCGCCGGCGCGCCGGCTTGCGATCTCCCTTCCCCCGGAGCGGCTGCGCCAGCTCCTCCTCAGCCTCGCCCATCGCCGCCGCCCGAGCGCAGCGGACGCGCTCCCTCCACCCGCCATAACCGTCGCCGAGCAGATCGAGACCCTCCGCCGCCTCCTCGCCCGCCACGAGACACTCTCGTTCCGCTCCGCCGTCGGCGCCCATCAGGGCGTTGCGGCGATCGTGGCGACGTTTCTGGCAATGCTTGAGATGGTCCGCCGCGGCGAGGCCGAGGTCGAGCAGCTGCAGCCGTTCGGCGACATCCTCCTGCGGCGCCCCCGCGCCCCGCGCTCGCCGCAGAGCGAGGCAGGCAATGACGAAGCGCCCGGCCGCCCCGCAGCCGGCAGCGCTTAG
- a CDS encoding MFS transporter produces the protein MPNVLAERAERAGRVLHTASPFRVLRHRNFRLLWIGTLVSNSGDWMDQIALNWLVLTMTGSPVYLGVLNLCRSGPILLFTLFGGAAADRFERRRLMMITQSGAMLTAIGLGVVALGHGSVGLVLALAALRGVLMSVNLPARQALISELVPREELTAAISLNSATLNISRVLGPSLGGVLIATIGIAGAFFLNAATFIAVLYGLYEMRGLARPAQREEPVLRSVLEGLAFIRQDRILRSLLVVALAPLALGMSYQPMLAVFAKEVLDVGSVGLGVMMSAAGLGAVVGALGVGTIAGGIRRGRLMFAGMALFGVALVVFALSSALWLSALALLAVGIGSAVYQALNNTLIQVHAPDALRGRVMSMLFLTRGLVPLGAMLAGVGAATIGAPTTMALFGALIVVLTAVALLAGTPVRELP, from the coding sequence ATGCCTAATGTCCTCGCTGAGCGCGCTGAGCGCGCCGGCCGAGTGCTGCACACCGCCTCTCCTTTCCGCGTCTTGCGCCACCGCAACTTCCGCCTCCTTTGGATCGGCACGCTCGTCTCCAACTCGGGCGACTGGATGGACCAGATTGCGCTCAACTGGCTCGTGCTGACGATGACCGGCTCGCCGGTTTACCTTGGCGTGCTCAACCTCTGCCGGAGCGGGCCGATCCTGCTCTTCACCTTGTTCGGCGGCGCGGCGGCCGATCGCTTCGAGCGCCGCCGGCTGATGATGATCACGCAGTCGGGCGCGATGCTGACCGCCATCGGCCTTGGCGTCGTTGCGCTCGGCCACGGCTCGGTCGGGCTGGTGCTGGCGCTCGCCGCTCTGCGCGGCGTGTTGATGTCGGTCAACCTGCCAGCACGCCAAGCCCTCATCTCAGAGCTTGTCCCGCGCGAGGAGCTCACTGCCGCGATCAGCCTCAACTCCGCTACCCTCAACATCAGCCGCGTCCTCGGCCCTTCTCTGGGCGGCGTTCTGATCGCGACCATCGGCATCGCCGGCGCGTTCTTTCTCAATGCGGCCACCTTCATCGCCGTTCTCTACGGTCTCTACGAGATGCGCGGCCTCGCTCGCCCCGCGCAGCGCGAGGAGCCCGTCCTCCGCAGTGTGCTCGAGGGGCTGGCGTTCATTCGGCAGGACCGCATTCTCCGCTCGCTGCTCGTTGTCGCGCTCGCGCCGCTGGCGCTGGGCATGTCGTATCAGCCGATGCTCGCCGTCTTCGCCAAGGAGGTGCTGGACGTCGGCTCGGTTGGGCTCGGCGTGATGATGTCGGCTGCCGGCCTCGGCGCGGTCGTCGGCGCGCTCGGCGTCGGCACCATTGCCGGCGGGATCCGGCGCGGCCGGCTGATGTTCGCCGGCATGGCGCTGTTCGGCGTCGCGCTGGTCGTCTTCGCCTTGTCGAGCGCGCTCTGGCTCTCGGCGCTGGCGCTGCTGGCGGTCGGGATTGGCAGCGCCGTCTATCAGGCGCTGAACAACACCCTCATTCAGGTTCACGCGCCCGACGCCCTGCGCGGCCGGGTCATGAGCATGCTCTTTCTCACTCGCGGCCTTGTGCCGCTTGGGGCGATGCTGGCAGGCGTTGGCGCCGCGACGATCGGTGCGCCGACGACGATGGCGCTCTTCGGTGCCCTCATTGTCGTTCTGACGGCGGTCGCCCTCCTTGCGGGAACCCCGGTGCGAGAGCTGCCGTGA
- a CDS encoding MarR family transcriptional regulator, which produces MDTSEQVSDLLLLLPELVRRLRPRPPRDSHPPSLSLAQIKALTHLAQHGEEKMSELARGLDISLPAATDLVDRLAAGGHVERVRDERDRRIVLVRLSPQARARIEPILRLRRRAVEQTLAALDDHERAAFIKGLHLLAQNLAAELGEATPERRGDA; this is translated from the coding sequence ATGGATACCAGCGAGCAGGTGAGTGATCTCCTCCTCCTTCTCCCAGAGCTGGTGCGCCGGCTTCGCCCCCGCCCTCCGCGCGACAGCCATCCTCCTTCTCTCTCGCTCGCTCAGATCAAGGCGCTGACCCATCTTGCTCAGCACGGTGAAGAGAAGATGTCGGAACTGGCGCGCGGGCTCGATATCTCGCTGCCGGCCGCGACCGACCTCGTTGACCGGCTCGCGGCGGGCGGTCACGTCGAGCGCGTCCGCGACGAGCGCGACCGTCGGATTGTTCTCGTGCGCCTCTCTCCCCAAGCGCGCGCGCGCATCGAGCCGATCCTCCGCCTGCGCCGCCGCGCCGTCGAGCAGACTCTCGCCGCTCTCGACGACCACGAGCGTGCTGCCTTCATCAAGGGACTGCATCTCCTCGCTCAGAACCTCGCCGCGGAGCTGGGCGAGGCGACGCCGGAGCGCCGCGGCGATGCCTAA
- the secE gene encoding preprotein translocase subunit SecE has product MALKQTARPGQAARPAPRPPKPPVARGHAAPGRRLRFKAPDFRFARDIIAELKKVTWPSAQQVRELTIVVLIISSVVGVILGGIDWVFSKLVEVLLLRPIF; this is encoded by the coding sequence ATGGCACTAAAACAGACGGCCCGTCCCGGTCAGGCCGCGCGGCCAGCGCCGCGTCCGCCGAAACCACCGGTGGCGCGCGGCCACGCCGCTCCCGGTCGTCGCCTCCGCTTCAAAGCGCCAGACTTTCGCTTCGCGCGCGACATCATCGCCGAACTGAAGAAAGTCACGTGGCCCTCGGCGCAGCAAGTGCGCGAGCTGACGATCGTCGTCCTCATCATCTCCTCGGTGGTCGGCGTAATCTTGGGCGGGATCGACTGGGTCTTCTCGAAGTTGGTGGAAGTCCTGCTGCTGCGGCCGATTTTCTAG